GGCACACCCTGGTAAATAATACTAAGGATGTCACCCCTCTCTCTTATGATGAGAGAATTTGGGCCTCTTctgtattgggtccaattatatgtgatTCTTAGATTTTTAACCTAGcacattttaatttagtctaaCTCAATACAtgttttctatttccaaaaataaatatcaattaattaattatttcaattagataaattaatttttgaattaaataatttttcaacccaattctaattccgttaaaGTCATGGCAAccttaccgtaaaagaatcagtgaggaaatatatttaatttccatattaaacGGATTcacaatgactaattaatttaattccatttttgaacttcaattatttaattaaataacaattcaaaaaccttaaattaatccTCAAGTCATTTCTATACCTAGTGAGAAAACATATTCATTTGTGAATATGacccatttctctaacttcatcATTTCCATCCATTTCTGTTTCATTTagttctacatgcaattcatttatggtttcaacgagctagcggagggaccgattgaacatatgtaattagggctcaaataacttataattaagttccaagtTTTCGCCAATtgattataaacttatttagtcacgaatTCATTCCACTATGGTATCGTGACTAAGCTTTCCCTAgttacataccattacaaaagttaCTCAAtcagtgctcatccaatgacttTGTAaaaagtgtgttaccctcaaaGGATATCAtcaatctctttgggataaattcgttctcccaatataatCATATATTATCTCATGGTAATTATGAAATCTTCCttcataaaaagtcaattactatcaaatagtaataaatTCGTTTATCACAAAAACAAATGACCCatgaccacgtttacttttcaccTATTATGTAATtctaatgagaggatatcatttactgaTTAGTTGGGccatgaatttcactattgtaaATGCActacatactgtagaagtcatatacccaatgcaccagcttttgattccttatctatttgaagtCAGGATTGTACTTATACGAGTAACACATACATAGTTCATCATCCATTTAGTattaaggtatgccacattataaacatcacaagtgaataaattcataaacgaatctaagatctattctacttgggtcacGTCTGATTTACTGTTAGTCCtatcagtcacatctatgtctctatcttttaggagtcCAAAGCTCAAGACAAAGCAACTCctcaattagacttgatagacaacatactagtctttcaatcgatttgctcatttccgattagactaaagacatgtttaagttcatctactaatacaagttttTATTCTATATTACGATGTGAACatgtaataccacttagtatcagttaaacattatataatcaGTGGGtcaatatttactttcatttttatttgtgagTAAAAACTTAAAAGGCAATATAATaggtattaatataattaatggatattattaaaccaatttatttgaaaaataaaagtatgcaaAACGAATATACCACACTTAGGGAACCAAATCCAACACTCATTTTTCAACCACGATATAGTCACAACCATAAGGTGTACCAAAGGTTTtcttctctcattttttttaatggatCCCTTACTCGAGATCAATATCATTGCCTAAGAATCGAGGAAGTTGTGTTTAGTGAGATATAGTCTCTGAGTAACTTCTAGAGATTTTGTTTCAATGAATGTAGATGGTACAACCCTAGAGGATATGGTAGAACTTTTTACTGTGCCAAATATTACTATTCCACTCATGTCACATGTGACGAGACCATGGCATGGCGAAAACCTCTTAGTGAAGTTGATTCTTAGAGAAAAGAAGgaatttgttgattttgtttGTTAATATATGCGTGAGCATTTGAATGTCAAGCTCCCCATCACCAAAAACTCTACTTGAAACCATGTAGATAATTCTATGGAGGCACTTCACACTAGTTTTTACAATCTCAATCCTTTCTCATAGAACTTTATGCTTTTCACATGCTtatcaaattctttctttttttttgtatgtgGCTTCTATATATGAAACCACACCTTAATCTTGGCTAAgctttctcttaaattttttttcataggTGATGTTCAAGGCAATACCCTTTCTCCACCTCctagaagaaggaaaagaggaaCTTTGGGTGGCACATTGGTCAAAGAGTCGCATTCTTCAAGACTATTTTTGAATCTTAATCAGTTACCGAGGAAGAATGATCAGCTGAAGCAATTCAACTAACAATTCTCCTTAAAGCTAGAGAGAAAAAGGATATTGCTTTTTAGAACCAAAAAACAGGTATCTAGGAGAAAATAGCTATTGTCTAGCAAGAGTAGTTCTTTAAGACACTTGAGGTTAATATCTGTAAATCTACATGTTTAGAAGGCTCACTAATTCAAATCTTAGATTTCTGAACTAGAGGTTGAGATCAGAAGGTTGAAAGGAAACCTCAAACAGTTGTAGAATAAGTTTATGGCGAAGGAGTTACAAGCCAAATTTAATATGGAATCTTTAGAGTCCAAGCATCAAGTACTCATCAACAAGGTATATGTAAAGGCTGaagaaacttttttttaatagcgTACGTAATACAAGTGATGTTGTTATGGGTAAATTCATATAAGTCACAGATCTCTTGACTTGTGTAGGGTTAGCTTGAGCATGGAGTAAGACATCCCTACATCCTTCGacatttttttcccttcaaaACTTAGGTAAGATAAATGGGATAGGAAAATACGGGTTGCTCTCGAGGGAAAAGTGGTGGTTGGTGAACTATTTGCCCCTTCTCTACCAAAACCAAAGGCAATGTACTGGAATATGATTACCacgtttatttttcttataatacatatttttattttgtaaattttgttaaCATTAATGAAATCACTTTCTTCTTTGCTTTTATTGCTTCatgtatatgtgcttaggctttggtattcattgaatgaatatgtttgatttttttagaataatgtAAATTCTATTTATCTAAATATGCAtcttttttacctaaataaatgataatatttgtgcaaacaatttttttaccttAAGAGACATTTTTTTCATAATGAGGGTGATCAACCTTAATGCCttagttttgttttgattttgaaaggGCACGAATCCTCTCGCCTTGGACATTTTCATAAAAAGAGACAAAGTCTTATATTAGCCTTCAATAGATTCTTCTAAGAGGGATGATACCTCATACTTGATCTTCTTTGGCGTTAAGAGGGACAAGACCCCTCACCTTAGCTAATTCATCAAAGGTATAAGACCTCTCACATTGGTCTTCTTTGGTGTTAAAGGAGACAAGACCTTTCACCTAAGCCAATTCATCTAAGGGGATAAGACCTCTGGTATTggccttttttttccttctctagCAAGGTTGAACTTTCATCTTTCTTGTTGGTTGATCAAGAGGGATATCGTCATTCTTTTAGTGATGTTTGCTCTATGACGTAAAAAATCTTATGAGTTGTCCCTTTTTTTCTAAAGGGTTCAAACATGATCTTGATGCTTATGTTATGGCATGCCCTTTAAgctttaactaataattattgTTGTCTCCActaacattttccttttttggttCCATTAAtgactttctttattttcaagaaGTGGCGAAGGTGATAAGTTGAAGGAAGCCAACCAAGATGTCTAGTAATGACCTTGCTAGGAGACCTTTTAGTGGAGCTAGATAGTGGTGGGCACAAGTAGTTTCCTAGCAATTAGATTTGGTACTCTCACAATTACCCTTGTCATTATAATTTTAGAACCAATTTTTCATAATAGAGTGTCATTGATCTTTTCTTGATTAGGCATCCCAAAGCCCCAAATAGAATGTTTATAGGTAAAgctcctttttttttacttcattaATGTTAGATGCCTTGCCTTATACTGTTGGCTAGTCCATCTTGTGGTTGCTTtagattttactttttttacgCTACTAGTTTTTTCAATGGGAATTTCtttatcatgtcaaatcatcaagttATCCAACCAATAGGACTTTTTCTTCTCACAACTGTAACTGTAAGGGTGACTTCTGGAAGAGACTGAACAAAAATGTCTAGTGGCCACTGTTACGTGCTTAGGGTAGAATATGGTAGTGATCTTTCATGTGACCTTAATTCTAGCCCATCCCTTTTACTTGGATCTTCTTTTCCAAAGTTTGTTGGCCAGAAGATCTAACGCCATACCGTTCCCAAGAGAGCTTGCTAATTCAAGCACTTAAACACCTTTTTATCTTAGAAACTCATCCCTCGCCTATATATGAGGTTGCCTTCGCTAAATGAGACCAAAGCCATTGTTGCATATAATTGTGCCTTAGTCATATTTCAGTCTAGTGGGGTGAACTTCCTCATTTGGCAATAAATTCCATTCTACTTCTTTTTGGGGCCTATCTTCTTGATGAAGAACCTCgcatattttgaattttaaattctttatagaTAGAAATGTGATTATGCATGTGCAAAAACCCTTTTTGTACCAATATTCtaaaacttcttttttttatttatgttactcGTAAAGGTTAGGGGATCTAGTGGGGTATAGTGTTGCTCGTCTTCTTCATCCCCTTCTTTTTTCTAAttggtttttcttcttttgtagcTCAATCAATGTTGATCAAGCATTTTGTGCCTTCACCATATGTCTTCATCCAATAAGGAGATTCAATGAGCAATCCAAAAAGGCCTACATTTTATTATAGTCCACCATGAAGTCTAAACCCTTCTTTACCCTTGGCAAGTAACTCAAACTTTGACAATCTTCTATTCCTTTATGCCACTCCCTAGGAGTCGCATATGTAAAGATTTCGATAAAGATACTTGAAGAAGTTTATTACCTTGTTATTGAGCTTACATAGGCCTTCTATTTTTACCTTTGTGGTATATTCTCTTAGTTTGGTATAGTGTCCTTCGTTTGCCTATTTCGAGAGATAAGATCGTGAACCAATTACATATATCCCCTTTAGTTCATGCATAAGTTTTTACCTCTTCTGGTTACTTCTTGCAAATAGAAAAGAGAGCCTTGTCTTAATTTGTGCAAAGGAAAAAGATAATGCCCCAGTTTTCCACAAGTAATCTTTTAAAGAGTCTATTCATCTTCCTCTTCATTTATATGAGGCTTGTGACGGAAGGTGTCGGGTATGCATCAATATTTTGAGACTTCTTTAGATTACGCACCAATATTCTAGAACTTCTTTAGTTGACCTTACAGTTCTTGCTAAACGACAAGTTCTTATTAAGACGAAAGAGTCAGGAATACAAGTTTTTTTTCAACTCCTTTCTAGCTTTTACCTAGGTGGTTTTCCTCATGTCATTTTAATTGGTGATGATAGGATATGGTCTCTGCTACACTTATATCCAATAGAGGGATTTGAGGAGCCACATTTCTTAAATGAAGAGAATAACCATAAGATTCCCTTATCGTTTCCCCTTGAGGGAAATATGTAGCCCTTATGCATTTAGGAAGTTagctttatttctttttctcgtTAAAGCACTTCGAAATGCGCTATCAAAAGTCCATGTTCTAGTAAGGATATTTGAGGAAGGGTTTTATTATGGCAAGTATTCCCTTTGTGTGCCTTGGCTTATTCATAATGTTATTTCGCTTAGAGCGAAAAGATTTTTCTCATTTGCCTTTAAAAAAGGGTGCATCAAGGTACTCTGAGTCTTTTTCTTCTTACAAAGCTTATGAACCTTTTGTCTTAACATTAGGCCACTTCCACTTTCGTTGACAAATTTCTTCACTTGTGGGTCTGCATATCATTCCAGCTCATATGAAGAAATTGGTAGGTTGGCTTCACTAAGCGATTGGTAGGTTGGTCTTTGTGTGCCAGCATCCTAGACCATCCATTGTTTTGTACCAATATTCtgatactttcaaaaaaaatattatttttggattgtaATTCTCAATATTCTTGGATGTTAGGCTAAAAATCCTTTTTCACTTTTGGACCTCAACAATGTTCCTCCTTCTAGTGATTTACTAGGggttaaaagaaaatggataGGTGTGCTTGTTGCTCCATTGTTGAAATTGTGGATAATAAGGATGGTAAGCATCTACCACATCATTTTGATCCCAACATCTGGATCTACCTTGGTGTTGGTTATGGAAGCATCTTGGTCTTCTTACTATTGGTGATGATAGCCTTTAGATGGTAAAGATAACTTTTTTGTTTACTTCACAAAAATGGTGCCAATTATTATAGTAATTAAGTTATACCAAATGTAGAATAATATAATGATGGCAGTTCATGCCATATAGGGTGTGGAGAGTTGTTAAAATGAAGGTGCTTCACACTGTAGATGGCACGAGAGCCATTGAAAATGATGGCATAGAAGTGTTGAGCCTGTGTTTGAGCAAAGTGTTTGCTATGTAGCCTATGTGAATACTCTTTCTCTCATTTGCCTTGGTGCTAAAAAGGGGTATTTAAGGCGGAGGCTGGTTGGGCTTAGGTCCCAGCCATTAAGTTTTTTACTTCTTATGTGCGAGTGATAGAGTAGCAGATGTCAACCAAGGGCATTGTTAGAGTAAACTTGATGGAACTGGACAAAGCATTTGTTAGGTTGAGGATATGACGGATTGATAGGTGTTGTCAAAAACTCTTCCATATGTATCTTTTAAAGATCAGGTGGGCTCACCTAGTGTGACATGATGTTTAGGTTAAACATTCTTAAGATAAGAACTATTCTCTTGAAGAAATCGTATAACTGAATTTCACTGTGTTCCTAAAATCATCAGGTAATCAACTGAAGCTTACTATAGGAATAAGTACCAAAAATTTTGGATGAGAGAACATTATatggattttaagttttaaataaggTTAAtaatgatatgtataaattatttatcaaatgagataatgaatttgaattctAATCCTTAATTGgtagatttttataattttctccatcattatatgatatgatttatATCATAGATTAAGGTATGTATTGTCGATACAATGATTAATCCTCTCGTCATGGGCACTTTCCGAAGAGCTAAACGATTGGCTATGAAATGTACTTTATTAATGGGATCAAACCCAATCATATGATTAAAAGATCAGCTTAGCAACCACCACACcttataattaaagaaaagtttaatTTCATACTTTGAAAAGAATAAGATTTATAAGACGACAAAGATATTATTCAATCTATATCTATGTTCTCATTAACCTGAAGTTGAATTTAGAATCACGAGTTAAtcgagaaataaaatattcaaagtaaaaaagaaaaatgaaatatttattataaaataaaataatattttttaaagggtaaattacaaaaatagtcacttttgtttgcctcaaattacattttagtcacttatatttgaaattttatgttttagtcacttacgttatcgttttgttacaaagtTGTCACTCTACTGTTAAACTACGTTACCTCCCTAACTGTGGTCCTACGTGGCATtctaaatgggttttaaatgccaacttggatgtcctacgtggcagtccaaattaaaaacctattttcatcccagcaactggacatccaagttgacatttaaaacccatttggctTGCCACTTAGGACCGCCGTTAGGGAGTTAACGAAggttaacggtagagtgaccacttcgtaacaaaacgataacataagtgattaaaacataacatttcaaacatgagtgactaaaatgtaatctgagacaaacaaaagtgactatttttacaatttaccttttttttaaaaattaaagaaccaaatatttttgaattaatttgaactaccaaaaatatttatttttaaactaattttaacaaCATTCTCTTTTTTAGTTGTTCACTAAAATGTAATGTAGATGTAGTCCTTTTTCTCACAAAAACCCATGGATGTTACGTTAAATCACACTAGCTTACGTGTCAAATTAAGGTAGCGAGTATATATCCATAAAGCATACACGTTCAGACAAAAACTTCAGAAAGAAGAGACGTACAATCGTAAATCTGCAACACGAATCCCAATTTTGTCTATCCACGTGTCTCTTTTCCTTTCTCATTATCACCTAATGTCTAGCCCCTAGGGAAGAAAAGGGTGTTATACATTCATACCCcttacaatttttaatagtttgcAAAAATTGtcccttttattttaaactaaactaaaatctAGGCAggaaagaaattattatttgatagaattcaacaaaatttaatatttttagaattattggaGAGAGATTTGGGTTTTGCAAACTTTGattcttcaaaattattttaattttaattaaaggaTGACTCAACCTTTAAGATTTTCTCTTGATTTACCAATAATTCGATCAAATCTTCAGTTTGATTAGCATTTAATTACCCAcgcataaaaattaattaatcattaaatataatttatttttagagagAGAATATAATCACGGCTTTATCTTGATTTGCAATCCAGAccttcaattaatttatttagcgATACATGCAAAAACTTAATTAAGTActaaaaaaactataattataattacaagCTGGTGGAtcaaaaaggaaagagaaagttatagggactaaattaaaaaaaagtgaaaaccGCTTTAATTGCAATTAACCCAGAAAAAGAAACGAACAGATATTTATCTGTTTATTTGCTTTATCTAAAGACACGTGTCAGTCAATGCAAAAGCCCCCACAATTAAGACTACGACACGTGTAATAAGCCAAAACACAACACAGTCTCATGTTTAAAAGCAAAAACCAACGACGTGGCGACAGCTCGTTTTAAGTCATCTAGGAAtctgagggtttttttttccttttaaatttttgttgggTGTCCTTCATGTCCGCCACGTGTCTCTTTTTAATCACTCGCATTTTTTCAAGGGTACTATTGTAAATGCGCCCattccttttcttctcttttctttttcttccatcCTTTTCCCTTCACTTTCCTctaatattttttcctttccttttcttttccctctgTTTGtttgaatgagaaaaaaaatgggaacttttaatttggggtcaagattttaatttttattctttgacaattttgtttttttttttattttcaatgggAAAAGCTGAAGAAATTGGAAGGAAAGAAACCCAACAAAGCATATCCATGCAAGTTATGAATCTACCCAGGGATTTACTTCAAAGGTTCATGTCATCAAGCAATCATTTTTCCCAAAATGGTGAAACAGAGgaagaagaacaagaagaagagaTTGAGTTAAGTTTAGGACTTTCATTGAATGGTCGTTTTGGGGTTGACCCAAAAGCCAAAAAACTCACTAGATCATCATCAATACCTGATTTTATCAACAACACTAATGAATCATCTTCTTCTCCGTCATCTTTATTCCCCATGGCTTGTGGTTCACTTGTTAGAACATGTTCTTTACCTGTTGAAACTGAAGAAGAATGGAGGAAAAGGAAGGAGATACAGAGTTTAAGGAGGTTGGCAGCTAAGAGGAAAAGGTCTGAGAAACAAAAGAATTTGAAAGCTTTAAAAGATAAGAATAGAGAAGGTTTAGGTGAAGAGAATTGTGAAGAAGATAAGAAAGAAGAGGGTTGGGTTAATGGTGGTCGTGGACCTTTAATGGCTGCTTCACAAGGTTCAATTGGTTCTCAAGGAAGTGGTTCTTCAGGCATATCTGAACTTGACAGCCAACCACCTCAAGGTTGcaattccttttttctttttcttacatATCATATTATTTGGCATTTGATCATGAAACTGTTCAGATTAGcttttgtttttgtctttttattacCTTCTAAAACACTAGTATTATGAAAAAGGAGTAGGAAACTGAGATTCTCAGTATTTCACCTTAACTTTTAGCCTTTAGGCTTGATTTAGATGACATCTTttaattgtatgtatgtatatatgtgtgtatggCATACAAAAATTTGCTTTCAAAGGTGTGGGGTTGCTAGGAACTAAATTTAGGtatcatttttgttttatgttatgAAACTATCcaagattttgatttttttccaaGTGAAAATGCTATGAAAGTAATTCAGTTCATAGAGAATCTGCAAAAGGTCCTTTTAGATGCTTTCTTTACTTGAGATGAGTTATTATCTTGCCTTGGGTAAAAGTAACATGGAAACCCTCTATTAGTAGGTAGATTATATTTTGACTCTAATACccaaaaatggataaattagtcCAAATAAAAATGGGTCCTTGTATGTAATTGTCTGGTTATTCTCTCAGTTACATCAGTTTTaagaatgaattaaattttcaacaGGAAAACCAGTTTgcagggattaatttgttattttttagtaaatgaGTAAAATGCAATCTGGCTTCTAGCAcaagggcctccatggtacttttccCTACAGTTACTTGGTAGTTTAACCAAGGATATCCTAGTTAATCATGTAATAAGTGACAGTGATCTATTTAGTATATCCTTTTCACTAATGCATTAGTTTTAGCAAACAAGGGTAAATAGCTTTAAGCTTGTGTCTGAAATTGTCATCGCTTCTGGCTTGCCGGCATCGATGTGCCTATCCTTTTATCCTTCTAGGTGAAAAAATGGACTTCGGGTTTGAAGTTCGTACTAAAATGAAGTTGTAGTTTCTGTTGTATGTGCAGACATTGTTGTTTTTCTTG
The window above is part of the Gossypium raimondii isolate GPD5lz chromosome 9, ASM2569854v1, whole genome shotgun sequence genome. Proteins encoded here:
- the LOC105798113 gene encoding ninja-family protein AFP3, producing the protein MGKAEEIGRKETQQSISMQVMNLPRDLLQRFMSSSNHFSQNGETEEEEQEEEIELSLGLSLNGRFGVDPKAKKLTRSSSIPDFINNTNESSSSPSSLFPMACGSLVRTCSLPVETEEEWRKRKEIQSLRRLAAKRKRSEKQKNLKALKDKNREGLGEENCEEDKKEEGWVNGGRGPLMAASQGSIGSQGSGSSGISELDSQPPQGTYKCQRSRSPTSVQSTTQTEQKPNIINPGKISTQKSEKLAGITAKNQHNQPGVDEKRLKASVKNIMEDMPCVSTTGDGPNGKRIEGFLYRYRKGEEVRIVCVCHGSFLSPAEFVKHAGGGDVEHPLKHIVVSPSFIF